TACATGAATAAAATTGTTTTCGGGACATCCGGCTGGCGGGGGATTCTGGCCGAGGATTTTACCTTTGAAAATGTCAGGGTGGTGACCCAGGCGATCGCTGACCATCTGGTTGCTGAAGGTGCGGCTGATGACGGCGTGGTGGTCGGCTACGACGCCCGCTTCATGGGGCGGCGCTTTGCCCACGAGGCCTGCCGGGTGCTGGCCGGGTCAGGTATCCGCAGCTGGATCTGCAACCGTGATACGCCGACGCCGGTCATTGCCCACGAGGTACTCGCCCGGCGGGCCGGCGCCGCCATCAATTTTACCGCCAGTCACAATCCCTGCGAATACAACGGCTTGAAATTTTCTCCCGCTTCGGGAGGCCCGGCTCTGCCGGAGACGACGCGCGATATCGAAGAGCGCGCCAATCGCATGCTGGGACAGGTCTGTTACCGGGACATGCCGCTGGACCGGGCGGTGCGTGAAGGATTGGTGGTGGAAATCGACCCGTTGCCGGCCTATTTCGAAACCCTGCGTCGACGTATCGATTTTGCCGCCATCGCCGCTTCGGGCCTGAAGATAGCGGTCAATCCCCTCTATGGAACGGGGAGGGGCTATCTCGATCGTATCCTGCGCGAGGCGGGGGTTGAGGTGGTGACCTTCAACGATCACATCGACCCGACCTTCGGCGGCCTGCCGCCGGAACCGGCGGAGACCTGCATTGCTGATTTCATTGCCATGATCCGTTCCGACGCGGCCATCGGTCTCGGTCTGGCAACGGATGGTGACGCTGACCGTTACGGCATTGTCGATGGTGACGGCAGTTATTACGAACCGAATTATATTCTTGCCCTGCTGGCCGATTACCTGTTGCGGGTCAAGGGGGAAGCGGGGGATGTGGCCCGTTCGGTGGCGACCTCACACTTTGTCGACGCGGTGGCCCGCAGCCACGGGCGACAGGTACTTGAAACCCCGGTCGGATTCAAGTATATCGGCGAATATATCGCCGCGGGCAAGGTCCTCATCGGCGGCGAGGAAAGTGCCGGCCTGACAATCCGCGATCATGTCCCCGACAAGGACGGCATCCTCGCCTGCCTGCTGGTGGCGGAAATGGTCGCCGTGACCGGCAGGGGAATCGGTGATCTGCTGGCCGATCTTTATGAACGGGTCGGTGAGTTTTACACCCGGCGCAGCAATATTCGCCTCACTGATGATCTCGAACAGGGCTATGCCGCCAGGATGAATGCCCTGCCGGAACGTTTCGCTGACCTCGCGGTGATCGATGTCGTGACCATCGACGGGTATAAATGTCTGCTGGAGAATGGCGCCTGGCTGCTGTTTCGCAAGTCCGGGACCGAGCCGGTGGTCAGGCTTTACGGCGAAGCCCGGGATGCCGGGACTCTGGAGAGGATTCTGCAGGCGGGAGAGGCGTTTCTGACCGGCTGAAGAGGGTGTTTTTCAGTTCTGTGTAAATTAAACAAACGGCCCTGGATTTCCGGGGCCGTTTGTTTTTCCGGCCGGGTCACGCCCGGCCTTGTTTTCAGCCTCAGGTGAAGCCGGATGATTTTCCGCAGCCGGCGGCGCAGGGTGGGGCTCCCGTAGCGGTCACGCCGATTTGGCCCTTGGCCGGAATCGAGATCGCCTTGGCGGCGGTCGCGCCACAGTCGGGACAGGGGTGCTCGGTGACGTCGCTGTGACTCAGCTTCTCAAATGTTCGGTCACAGGCCGCACAGTGGAATTCATAGATCGGCATGAAAAACCTCCTCAGGTCAATTTATTCGTATTTTTGAATGAAGGGAGCAGTGAAGTCAAGTCTTGACATTTTTGCCTCGCGGTAGATAATGTCCAAAATTGTCCAATCAGGGAAATAGATAACAGGATATTTCATGAATCTTTCGGTGAAAGATGCGGCCGGTCTGCTGACGGTTTCGGAAAAGACCGTTTACCGCTGGATCAAGCAGGGCGCGATTCCGGCTTACAAGGTCCATGGCAGCTACCGTTTCAACCGTGCTGAACTGATTGAATGGGCGACCTCGCGCCGTCTCGGGGTTTCGCCCGATGCCCATGCCGATCCCGAGCAGGACGCGCGGCCATTGCCCGAACTTCGGGAGGCTCTTGAGGCCGGCGGCATCATTTACCGCCTCGATGGACGAACCCGGGACGAGGTCCTGCATTCCCTGGTCAGTCACCTGCGTCTGCCGGAGGAGGTTGATCGTGATTACCTGCGGCAGGTTCTGATTGCCCGCGAAGAGTTGGCCTCGACCGCTTTCGGCGGGGGAGTCGCCCTGCCGCATCCCCGCAGCCCCGGCCTGCTCAACCTCAGCCAGCCGAGCCTGACCCTGGCCTTTCTGGAACACCCGGTTGATTTCGGCGCTCTTGACGGTATACCGGTCGGAATTCTCTTTGTTCCCCTGGCGCCGACCCTGCGTACCCACCTGCACCTGTTGCGGCAGGTGGCCCACGCCCTGCACAACACCGCGGTGCGCGAAGTGTTGCGTCGGCAGGGGAACCGGGGAGAGATTTTCACGGTCCTGGAACAGGCTTATCCCGCAGTGGCTTCCAATTCGCCTGATTCAACGGCATCTCAAGGGGAGGGCTGTTAGCCATGCCTCTTTCTCTCGCGTTTCTTGCCGTTGGCGCCGCCCTGCTGTCCGGTCTGCTGCCCCTCGTTCGACCCGGCAGCAATGCCGTCGCCAGGCGGATTGCCTTTCCCCTGCTCGGGATCTCCGGGGTTCTCGGGATGGTCGCCGGGGGCATGGCGCTGGGCAGCGCCGAGCCGAGCCGTATTGTCCTGCCGGTCGGCCTGCCCTGGCTGCACAGCCACCTGCAGCTCGATCCGCTTGCCGGATTTTTCCTGGCGGTGGTCAGCCTGGTGACCCTGGTGGCCGCCATCTACGGACCGGCCTATGTGCGCGAATATGAACAGGGTCCACAGCCGCTGCTGCCGCTGACCCTGTTCACCGGCCTGTTCGTGGCCGGGATGCAGCTGGTGCTGCTGGCCGCTGACGCTTTTTCCTTCATGATCGCCTGGGAACTGATGTCGGTGACCAGCTATTTCCTGGTTGCCTACCAGCACCAGCATGAGGTCAACCGGCGGGCTGCTTTCATCTACCTGCTGATGGCCCAGGTCGGCGGGCTGTTCATCCTGCTCGGTTACGGGGTGCTGTCCGGTTTCGGCCATGGTTTCGATTTTGCCCACATGGCCGCCGCCACGCTCTCACCGGGTTGGAGCAGCGTGGCTTTCCTGCTGGCCTTTGTCGGTTTCGGCATGAAGGCCGGACTGGTGCCGCTGCATGTCTGGCTGCCGCAGGCGCACCCGGTGGCGCCGAGCCATGTCTCGGCGTTGATGTCGGGAGTCATGCTCAAGGTGGCGGTCTACGGCTTCATTCGTTTCAGCTACGATCTGCTCGGCGGCATTCACTGGCAGTGGGGGGCGCTGGTGCTCTTTGTCGGCAGCGCCTCGGCCATCCTCGGAGTCCTCTATGCCCTGATGCAGCATGACCTGAAACGGCTGCTGGCCTACCACAGCGTGGAGAATATCGGTATTATCTACATGGGCCTCGGCCTGTCGATGATCTTCGCCGGGACCGGGCATCCGGCGCTGGCCGCTCTTGGCCTGATTGCCGCCCTCTATCACTGTCTCAACCACGCCCTGTTCAAGAGTCTGCTTTTCTTCGGCGCCGGGGTTGTCCTGCAGCAGAGCCGTGAACATGACCTGGAAAAGATGGGCGGCCTGATCCGGCGGCTGCCGGTGACCGCCACCTGTTTCCTGGTCGGCTGCATCAGTATTTCGGCCCTGCCGCCGTTCAACGGATTCGTCTCCGAGTGGCTTACCTTTCAGACCGCGCTGCAGGGCCCGGTGCTGGAAAACAACATTCTCGGGGCGCTGATTCCGGTTGCCGCGGCAGTGCTGGCGCTGACCGGAGCGCTGGCGGCGGCCTGTTTTGTCAAGGTGTTCGGCATCTGTTTTCTCGGTCTGCCGCGCAGCGAGAAAAGTGCCGCGGCCACAGAAACCACAGCGGGGCCGTTGGCCGGCCAGATCGTTCTGGCCGCCCTCTGCCTGTTGTTCGGGGTGCTGCCGACCTGGACCGTCGGGCAGTTGGAACATATCGCCCGGCTGTTTTTCCCCGGCGGCATGCCGGAGACGACTGCCCATGGTTGGCTCTGGCTGACACCGGTGTCGTCGCAGGTCGCTTCCTACGGGGCGCCGCTGGTGCTGCTCGGCATCGGCCTGGCCTGGGTGCTGGCCTGGCTCTGGATGCA
The genomic region above belongs to Geothermobacter hydrogeniphilus and contains:
- a CDS encoding phosphoglucomutase/phosphomannomutase family protein; amino-acid sequence: MNKIVFGTSGWRGILAEDFTFENVRVVTQAIADHLVAEGAADDGVVVGYDARFMGRRFAHEACRVLAGSGIRSWICNRDTPTPVIAHEVLARRAGAAINFTASHNPCEYNGLKFSPASGGPALPETTRDIEERANRMLGQVCYRDMPLDRAVREGLVVEIDPLPAYFETLRRRIDFAAIAASGLKIAVNPLYGTGRGYLDRILREAGVEVVTFNDHIDPTFGGLPPEPAETCIADFIAMIRSDAAIGLGLATDGDADRYGIVDGDGSYYEPNYILALLADYLLRVKGEAGDVARSVATSHFVDAVARSHGRQVLETPVGFKYIGEYIAAGKVLIGGEESAGLTIRDHVPDKDGILACLLVAEMVAVTGRGIGDLLADLYERVGEFYTRRSNIRLTDDLEQGYAARMNALPERFADLAVIDVVTIDGYKCLLENGAWLLFRKSGTEPVVRLYGEARDAGTLERILQAGEAFLTG
- a CDS encoding zinc ribbon domain-containing protein; the encoded protein is MPIYEFHCAACDRTFEKLSHSDVTEHPCPDCGATAAKAISIPAKGQIGVTATGAPPCAAGCGKSSGFT
- a CDS encoding PTS sugar transporter subunit IIA gives rise to the protein MNLSVKDAAGLLTVSEKTVYRWIKQGAIPAYKVHGSYRFNRAELIEWATSRRLGVSPDAHADPEQDARPLPELREALEAGGIIYRLDGRTRDEVLHSLVSHLRLPEEVDRDYLRQVLIAREELASTAFGGGVALPHPRSPGLLNLSQPSLTLAFLEHPVDFGALDGIPVGILFVPLAPTLRTHLHLLRQVAHALHNTAVREVLRRQGNRGEIFTVLEQAYPAVASNSPDSTASQGEGC
- the hyfB gene encoding hydrogenase 4 subunit B; its protein translation is MPLSLAFLAVGAALLSGLLPLVRPGSNAVARRIAFPLLGISGVLGMVAGGMALGSAEPSRIVLPVGLPWLHSHLQLDPLAGFFLAVVSLVTLVAAIYGPAYVREYEQGPQPLLPLTLFTGLFVAGMQLVLLAADAFSFMIAWELMSVTSYFLVAYQHQHEVNRRAAFIYLLMAQVGGLFILLGYGVLSGFGHGFDFAHMAAATLSPGWSSVAFLLAFVGFGMKAGLVPLHVWLPQAHPVAPSHVSALMSGVMLKVAVYGFIRFSYDLLGGIHWQWGALVLFVGSASAILGVLYALMQHDLKRLLAYHSVENIGIIYMGLGLSMIFAGTGHPALAALGLIAALYHCLNHALFKSLLFFGAGVVLQQSREHDLEKMGGLIRRLPVTATCFLVGCISISALPPFNGFVSEWLTFQTALQGPVLENNILGALIPVAAAVLALTGALAAACFVKVFGICFLGLPRSEKSAAATETTAGPLAGQIVLAALCLLFGVLPTWTVGQLEHIARLFFPGGMPETTAHGWLWLTPVSSQVASYGAPLVLLGIGLAWVLAWLWMHPRRRRFPVRRVPAWDCGFGSLNARMQYTATAFTMPIRRIFRPVWPITESYRTPTAEEQGGRYQLKIGDWAWLKVYEPIGRLLLATARRMAMIQGGNIRAYLAYSFFTLIVLLLVVSL